From the Pedobacter cryoconitis genome, one window contains:
- a CDS encoding TolC family protein encodes MKKLFLIISLIALSPALRAQENAGDLKTLINQSFTYFPQFKELGQAIDVEQQRITLAKSAGLPSVQATGNYRYTSPVSQISIPAGGNVLEFSIMPKNNYNTSLDASYMLWDFGVVKAGVDRAKAGLEYAKDNLEFNQNQMAFQVGNIYYQIAYLKNAISIQDSVINFLEVNKKDTEIKFKNGDALKYDVLSIQSSIDQEGNRKIELQNSLNKQYALMEYATGTRIRTNSSDFVFPVANKYDLNEALAEAQNNHPEFRLIKDRVQQAEAELKVSQTNGKPSLMMSGGTGYKNGFTPDLDKFSYNYSAGVTLNIPIYQGGRAKKQVRLSQSQLLQTKYSEETLNNTYRKDIQQAMIDITSNTSSLVNSARQVTEAKEAQKLAHSRYRNGIGTNLELTSASTNVQKAELTNLQYKYQLCVAQLTIAKLTGLKYW; translated from the coding sequence ATGAAAAAGTTATTTCTTATTATATCCCTGATTGCGCTGTCTCCAGCTTTGCGTGCGCAGGAAAATGCAGGAGACCTCAAAACATTGATCAATCAATCCTTTACCTATTTCCCCCAGTTTAAAGAACTCGGGCAAGCTATAGATGTGGAACAACAGCGGATAACGCTGGCTAAGTCTGCTGGTTTGCCTTCTGTACAGGCTACAGGCAACTACCGGTATACGAGTCCGGTATCTCAAATCAGTATTCCTGCTGGTGGCAATGTGCTCGAATTCAGTATTATGCCTAAAAATAATTACAATACATCGCTGGATGCCAGTTATATGCTTTGGGATTTTGGTGTAGTTAAAGCTGGTGTGGACCGGGCTAAAGCGGGGTTGGAATATGCAAAAGATAACCTGGAATTTAATCAGAACCAGATGGCATTTCAAGTGGGTAATATTTATTACCAGATTGCTTATCTCAAAAATGCGATCTCCATCCAGGATAGTGTAATCAATTTTCTGGAAGTCAATAAAAAAGATACCGAAATAAAGTTCAAAAATGGAGATGCCTTAAAATATGATGTACTTTCTATTCAATCCAGCATTGATCAGGAGGGAAATCGTAAAATAGAACTTCAAAATAGCCTGAATAAGCAATATGCTTTGATGGAATATGCAACAGGAACAAGAATCAGGACGAATTCTTCGGATTTTGTTTTCCCTGTAGCCAACAAATATGATCTGAATGAAGCACTGGCAGAGGCACAAAATAATCACCCGGAATTCAGATTGATTAAGGACAGGGTTCAACAAGCAGAAGCAGAACTTAAAGTTAGTCAGACTAATGGTAAACCTTCTTTGATGATGAGTGGGGGAACGGGTTATAAAAATGGTTTTACACCAGATCTTGATAAGTTCAGCTATAATTATTCTGCGGGTGTAACATTGAATATTCCAATCTATCAAGGTGGAAGGGCAAAAAAACAGGTCAGGTTATCACAAAGTCAGCTTTTACAAACTAAGTACTCAGAGGAAACCCTGAATAATACTTATCGTAAAGATATTCAGCAGGCTATGATTGACATTACCAGCAATACTTCTAGCCTGGTGAATTCAGCAAGACAGGTTACAGAGGCTAAAGAAGCACAAAAACTTGCACATAGTCGTTATAGGAACGGAATTGGAACTAATCTGGAACTGACCAGTGCAAGTACCAATGTCCAAAAAGCAGAATTAACCAATTTACAATACAAGTACCAGTTATGCGTAGCACAGTTGACGATTGCTAAACTAACTGGTTTAAAATACTGGTAA
- a CDS encoding DHA2 family efflux MFS transporter permease subunit — protein MEGERNKLIKIIIVITCITAAIMELIDTSIVNVALTNISGTLGATLEDASWVVTAYAIANVIVIPLTGFLSRYFGRKNYYLASIILFTLASYMCGNSSSLWMLVFWRFVQGIGGGALLSVSQGILFDQFKPEEKGIAGGIFGMGIVIGPTIGPILGGYIVDNYHWALIFDINIPIGIIAALLTWKFVDKKADEYNIDKKSIPIDYIGILSLTIGVGALQYILEKGQSDDWFEDAHIRYLTAAAILGLGLFIWWELTTKNPAINLRVMKSKNLIGSNILTFVCGFGLFGSVYLFPVMVQRVMGYTPTESGLSMIPGALVTIFAMPFIGAGLGKGIKPIYFVSLGFALFILHGYTSSQAAPDADKWWFIITQICRGVGTGCLTVPLLSQAVVGLKPQDMPYGISLNNMFRQLGGAFGIAIMNTYATNRFATHRMDLVSNLQGNNPLLGERLNGITQGLVAKGMNPSLAKQAAYGALDHSLSNQAQMQAYLDGFLLIAIFFVCTIPFMLLLKNETMDAETRAKVAAAAH, from the coding sequence ATGGAAGGCGAAAGAAATAAGCTTATAAAAATAATCATTGTAATTACCTGTATCACAGCTGCGATCATGGAGTTGATTGATACTTCGATTGTCAATGTGGCGCTGACCAATATTAGCGGGACACTCGGGGCGACACTTGAAGACGCTTCATGGGTAGTGACTGCTTATGCGATTGCAAACGTGATTGTTATCCCATTAACAGGCTTTCTAAGCCGTTATTTTGGGAGAAAAAACTATTACCTCGCCTCAATTATCCTGTTTACGCTGGCTTCTTACATGTGCGGCAATTCATCTTCGTTATGGATGCTTGTTTTTTGGCGGTTTGTACAGGGAATAGGAGGTGGTGCATTACTTTCTGTTTCACAGGGAATTCTGTTCGACCAGTTTAAACCTGAAGAAAAAGGGATTGCTGGTGGTATATTCGGAATGGGGATTGTTATCGGGCCAACTATTGGCCCCATCCTTGGCGGGTACATTGTAGACAACTACCATTGGGCGCTGATATTTGATATCAACATTCCTATTGGGATAATTGCTGCGCTGCTTACCTGGAAATTTGTAGACAAGAAAGCTGATGAATATAATATTGATAAGAAATCGATCCCGATTGATTATATCGGTATTTTATCTTTAACCATAGGCGTTGGTGCACTTCAGTATATTCTGGAAAAGGGACAATCTGACGATTGGTTTGAGGATGCACATATCCGTTACCTGACCGCTGCTGCCATATTAGGGTTAGGATTGTTTATCTGGTGGGAACTGACCACCAAAAACCCGGCTATCAATTTAAGGGTAATGAAAAGCAAGAACCTGATTGGGAGTAACATATTGACTTTTGTATGTGGTTTTGGGTTATTCGGCTCTGTATACCTGTTCCCGGTAATGGTGCAAAGAGTTATGGGGTACACCCCAACAGAATCAGGCTTGTCGATGATTCCGGGAGCGCTGGTTACCATATTTGCGATGCCTTTTATTGGAGCAGGTTTAGGAAAAGGAATAAAGCCAATCTATTTTGTATCTCTGGGTTTTGCACTGTTTATCTTACACGGATATACGTCTTCACAAGCGGCTCCGGACGCTGATAAATGGTGGTTTATCATTACACAGATTTGTCGTGGAGTAGGTACAGGTTGTTTAACAGTGCCCTTGTTAAGTCAGGCCGTAGTAGGATTAAAGCCTCAAGACATGCCCTATGGTATTTCGCTCAACAATATGTTCCGTCAGCTTGGGGGGGCATTTGGTATTGCGATTATGAATACTTATGCCACTAATCGTTTTGCAACACACCGGATGGATTTGGTTTCTAATCTACAGGGTAATAATCCGCTGTTAGGTGAGCGGCTGAATGGAATAACACAAGGTCTGGTTGCTAAGGGAATGAATCCATCATTAGCAAAACAAGCTGCTTATGGAGCATTAGACCACAGTTTGTCTAATCAAGCACAAATGCAGGCCTATTTAGATGGTTTTCTGCTGATCGCCATCTTTTTTGTCTGCACGATCCCATTTATGCTCCTGTTGAAAAATGAAACGATGGATGCAGAAACAAGAGCAAAAGTTGCAGCAGCAGCACATTAA
- a CDS encoding HlyD family secretion protein, which yields MEPEEQTQSSSKKVVKLLIIGLVAIFICYFAFNKIMHALTYESTDNAQLESNAVPVLSRVSGYINDFKLLDYHQVRKGDTLVVIDDSEYVLAVKQAEADLLAAKADLSSAESQIPTIGSDQDVASAGISVEEVTLKQAKRDVARDETLFKEGSITQRQYERSQSAYQTAVRMLASSKSKLKQVGTQKGNANALIQRAKANISAREIALEKAKLNLSYTRIVAPSDGKLGKTNLKTGQYVQGGQQLFNLVSNDNYWIVANFKETQIEHMRVGQLVDIVIDGYPDHKITGTLSGFSDATGAKFSLLPPDNSTGNFVKVTQRVPVTIQINQAEALKGMLKAGLSAAIDVKVK from the coding sequence ATGGAACCAGAAGAACAAACCCAATCCTCCTCTAAAAAAGTTGTAAAACTGTTAATTATCGGCCTTGTAGCCATCTTTATCTGTTATTTCGCTTTTAACAAAATTATGCACGCACTAACCTATGAAAGCACTGACAATGCACAGCTCGAATCAAATGCTGTCCCTGTCCTGAGCAGAGTTTCTGGTTATATCAATGATTTTAAATTACTGGATTATCACCAGGTACGAAAAGGAGATACCCTGGTGGTTATCGACGATAGTGAGTATGTGCTTGCTGTAAAACAAGCTGAAGCTGATCTTTTAGCGGCAAAAGCAGATCTGAGCAGTGCGGAATCTCAAATCCCAACAATCGGCTCAGATCAGGATGTTGCCTCCGCAGGAATCAGTGTAGAAGAAGTGACTTTGAAACAGGCAAAACGGGATGTAGCCCGCGATGAAACTTTATTTAAAGAAGGATCAATTACCCAGAGGCAGTATGAAAGAAGTCAGTCAGCTTATCAGACTGCTGTACGGATGCTGGCTTCCAGTAAAAGTAAACTCAAACAAGTGGGCACACAAAAAGGAAATGCCAATGCATTGATCCAGCGTGCAAAAGCCAATATCTCTGCCCGGGAAATAGCGCTTGAAAAAGCGAAATTAAACTTAAGTTACACCAGGATTGTGGCCCCTTCTGATGGTAAACTAGGCAAAACCAATCTTAAAACCGGGCAATATGTGCAAGGTGGCCAGCAATTGTTTAACCTGGTGAGTAATGATAATTACTGGATTGTTGCCAATTTCAAAGAAACCCAGATTGAACATATGAGAGTAGGGCAGCTGGTAGATATCGTTATAGACGGCTATCCTGACCATAAAATTACCGGAACCCTATCTGGTTTCAGTGATGCTACAGGTGCAAAATTCTCTTTGCTGCCACCAGATAATTCTACCGGAAACTTTGTTAAAGTTACGCAGCGTGTACCTGTTACCATCCAGATCAATCAGGCAGAAGCACTTAAAGGAATGCTGAAAGCCGGCCTTAGTGCGGCTATAGATGTAAAGGTCAAATAG
- a CDS encoding MarR family winged helix-turn-helix transcriptional regulator, which produces MEDVHDYERLIFKQVYILKRHTDKAAATHLANLMPSDFNMTFMPYFMSIGHGGISNHNLVSKIMVTKQGVSKTVKELERLGLTYTQKSEADARSIMIFLTEKGTKLHDTICEMADGMTAEYKKLIGAKKYEQFIDTLITLSAWHEEQEKLL; this is translated from the coding sequence ATGGAAGATGTGCACGATTATGAAAGGTTAATTTTCAAACAAGTCTATATTTTAAAACGGCATACAGATAAAGCGGCCGCTACTCACCTGGCCAACTTAATGCCAAGTGATTTCAATATGACTTTTATGCCCTATTTCATGAGTATTGGTCATGGTGGCATTTCCAATCATAACCTGGTGAGTAAGATTATGGTAACAAAGCAGGGAGTAAGTAAAACAGTAAAGGAACTTGAAAGATTAGGTCTTACCTATACCCAGAAAAGCGAAGCTGATGCCAGGTCAATCATGATCTTTCTAACCGAAAAAGGAACGAAACTCCATGATACAATATGTGAAATGGCAGATGGCATGACTGCAGAATATAAGAAGTTAATTGGTGCTAAAAAATATGAACAATTCATAGATACATTAATCACACTTTCAGCATGGCATGAAGAGCAGGAAAAATTGCTGTAA
- a CDS encoding helix-turn-helix domain-containing protein has product METLEEFYQYKFDGFSSPDKRAIGQFNVFRIEDRVRREAPSLHVRRNFYKVMLYAGENVFHYGDQSIAVKGKTLLFFHPQIPYSYNLVEEGTTGFFCVFKDEFYQENFRLNLGDLPLFVPGVPPVYSLNEEQYNEVASIFQRMYQEIDTSYIYKYELIRSYLNQLLFLAMKLGPDNNHLQYADAGTRITARFIEMLERQFLIEFGSERLLLRTPKDFAGKLAVHINYLNRIVMKTTGKTTSEHIYSRIASEAKILLKHTQWNISEIGYALGFDDQAHFNKFFKAQAGMNPTAYRTDI; this is encoded by the coding sequence ATGGAAACTCTTGAAGAATTTTACCAGTATAAGTTTGATGGGTTTTCCAGTCCGGACAAAAGAGCTATTGGACAATTCAATGTTTTTCGTATTGAAGATCGTGTGCGTAGAGAAGCTCCTTCTTTGCATGTGAGACGTAATTTTTATAAAGTAATGCTGTATGCGGGAGAAAATGTATTTCATTACGGAGATCAAAGTATAGCTGTTAAGGGGAAAACTCTTTTATTCTTTCATCCCCAAATCCCATACTCTTATAACCTGGTAGAAGAGGGGACTACAGGTTTCTTTTGTGTATTTAAAGATGAATTTTATCAGGAAAATTTCAGGCTGAACTTAGGAGATCTTCCTTTATTTGTACCTGGAGTACCACCCGTTTATAGTCTTAACGAAGAACAATACAATGAAGTAGCATCAATTTTTCAAAGAATGTATCAGGAAATCGACACCTCTTATATTTATAAATATGAATTGATCAGAAGTTATCTGAACCAATTGCTTTTTCTGGCGATGAAATTGGGGCCTGATAACAACCATTTACAATATGCTGATGCGGGCACCAGGATAACGGCCCGGTTTATTGAAATGCTGGAACGACAGTTTTTGATAGAATTCGGCTCAGAGCGGTTATTACTTCGGACACCTAAAGATTTTGCTGGCAAACTTGCTGTGCATATCAATTATCTAAACCGGATTGTAATGAAGACGACTGGTAAAACTACAAGTGAACATATTTACAGCAGAATAGCATCAGAGGCCAAAATATTGCTTAAACATACGCAATGGAACATATCCGAAATAGGTTATGCGCTTGGCTTTGATGATCAGGCACATTTCAATAAATTTTTCAAAGCACAAGCTGGAATGAATCCTACTGCTTACCGGACAGACATATGA
- a CDS encoding NAD-dependent succinate-semialdehyde dehydrogenase — translation METIKVYNPSTGNLINECANLSEPEVKIAVDRTVNAFPSWSKKLAAERSALLRNWHDLVKADKEEFAKLLTAENGKCLSESRGEIDYGLGFIEWYAEEAKRLYGDTVPTHDPNGAVIVTKNPIGPTAAITPWNFPFMMITRKIATALAAGCTMIIKPAEDTPLTAIKLLAYARKAGIPEGVFELVTGDPKMIGRIFTADARIRKISFTGSTQIGKLLVEQSAATLKKLTMELGGNAPFIIFDDANIENAVKGLVSAKLRNSGQVCISPNRIYVQQTCYDQVIKLLKDSVSQIRVDDGLQEEFVVGPLINQKAIDKVEALISTTVKQGAKVIYGGKIHAKGGLFYEPTILTELTDDMEINQTEIFGPVFAVYTFDTEQEVIERANHTAYGLVAYAYTENLGRAFRLSQRIESGMVILNSGSVGTASVPFGGIKESGYGREGSYYGIEEYVEIKYSLFSGLNLQ, via the coding sequence ATGGAAACTATTAAAGTATACAATCCTTCCACAGGAAACTTAATTAATGAATGTGCAAATCTCAGTGAACCTGAAGTGAAAATTGCAGTTGACCGTACGGTGAATGCATTTCCATCGTGGTCAAAAAAACTTGCCGCTGAACGTTCCGCTTTATTACGCAACTGGCATGATCTGGTCAAAGCAGACAAAGAAGAATTTGCAAAATTATTGACAGCAGAAAACGGAAAATGTCTATCGGAATCCCGTGGGGAAATTGATTATGGTTTAGGATTTATTGAATGGTACGCAGAAGAAGCTAAGCGTTTATATGGAGACACGGTCCCTACACATGATCCAAATGGAGCTGTCATCGTAACTAAAAATCCTATTGGCCCAACCGCAGCAATCACACCATGGAATTTTCCATTCATGATGATTACACGTAAAATTGCTACAGCCTTGGCAGCAGGCTGTACAATGATTATAAAACCGGCAGAAGACACACCATTAACTGCTATAAAATTGTTAGCCTATGCACGCAAAGCCGGAATTCCGGAAGGTGTATTTGAACTGGTGACTGGTGATCCAAAAATGATTGGCCGGATTTTTACAGCTGATGCCCGTATCCGCAAAATCTCCTTCACAGGATCGACCCAGATTGGTAAACTTTTAGTGGAACAAAGTGCTGCTACCCTTAAAAAGCTAACGATGGAGCTTGGTGGTAATGCGCCGTTTATTATTTTTGACGATGCAAATATTGAAAATGCGGTAAAAGGTCTGGTGAGTGCAAAACTGAGAAATTCAGGACAAGTATGTATTTCACCCAATCGTATATATGTCCAGCAAACTTGTTATGACCAGGTGATTAAACTGTTAAAAGATTCAGTTTCACAAATAAGAGTTGATGATGGCTTACAGGAGGAATTTGTTGTTGGCCCGCTGATCAATCAAAAGGCAATCGATAAAGTGGAGGCCTTGATTTCTACTACGGTTAAGCAAGGAGCTAAAGTAATATATGGCGGAAAAATCCATGCAAAAGGCGGGCTTTTCTATGAGCCGACCATTTTAACTGAGCTGACAGATGATATGGAGATTAATCAAACTGAAATCTTCGGGCCTGTTTTCGCGGTATATACATTTGACACTGAGCAAGAGGTAATAGAACGCGCAAACCATACAGCTTACGGCCTGGTTGCCTACGCTTATACTGAAAACCTTGGCCGGGCATTCAGACTTTCACAACGCATTGAATCTGGTATGGTCATTTTAAACAGTGGCTCTGTTGGTACTGCATCAGTACCTTTTGGAGGCATAAAAGAATCAGGGTATGGACGTGAGGGCAGTTATTATGGTATAGAAGAATATGTAGAGATTAAGTATAGCTTGTTTTCGGGACTGAACTTGCAATAA
- a CDS encoding winged helix-turn-helix transcriptional regulator yields MPEFFHDKKLYYTPIEFALKHIGGTWKMPILWRLQANILRYGELKKDIPHITHKMLTSQLRELEEKQLIERTVYPVVPPKVEYKITAKGLKAIPVIEHIMKYGYELIQEAGIEYPPKA; encoded by the coding sequence ATGCCAGAATTTTTTCACGATAAAAAACTGTACTATACTCCGATTGAATTTGCCTTAAAACATATTGGGGGAACATGGAAAATGCCTATCCTATGGAGACTTCAGGCAAACATCCTCAGGTATGGAGAATTGAAAAAAGATATTCCCCATATTACGCACAAAATGCTGACGAGTCAGTTGCGGGAGCTGGAAGAGAAGCAACTTATTGAACGGACTGTTTATCCCGTCGTTCCACCTAAAGTAGAGTATAAGATTACGGCAAAAGGATTAAAAGCAATCCCGGTGATTGAGCATATTATGAAGTATGGTTATGAACTAATCCAGGAAGCAGGTATTGAGTATCCACCAAAAGCTTAA
- a CDS encoding MFS transporter produces MKRTLYVLALGIFGITTTEFGVIGILPQIADTYHITIDKAGWLLSIFALIIAISAPFITLAFSDADRKRTLLLVIALFSISNILSAIAPSFPFLLFARALPAILHPVFWSVGLAVAAGSVPADESPKAVSIVFGGLTLATVFGIPMATFMAEMFSWRASFVLSAVINSISFLSLWIFLPYIPVSGAKIKISYWKILGNRSLLFSLLLACLMISAMFSTYGYLADYLKNITHMTGSEIGVMLLIFGITGVAGNYFSGKLLSKNKERTTLLFIVSLLGIHSLTYFMGANYNLMVFLIIFWGFIHSGGFLISNVNITSSTSEAPEFINSIFTSCGNLAVTIGSTIGGLAILKIGIHQLPWTSIVLLGLSLLVFTLKSLTKM; encoded by the coding sequence ATGAAAAGAACACTTTACGTACTGGCTTTAGGGATTTTCGGAATTACAACAACCGAATTTGGTGTGATCGGTATATTACCACAAATAGCAGACACTTATCATATTACTATTGATAAAGCGGGATGGTTATTAAGCATTTTTGCACTGATTATAGCAATCTCTGCTCCTTTTATCACATTAGCATTCTCGGATGCTGATAGAAAAAGAACTTTATTACTGGTAATAGCATTATTTTCGATTTCCAACATTCTCTCTGCTATCGCGCCATCATTTCCATTTTTACTCTTTGCCCGTGCCTTGCCCGCAATTTTACATCCTGTTTTCTGGTCTGTTGGTTTGGCCGTTGCAGCAGGCTCTGTACCTGCTGATGAGTCGCCTAAAGCTGTTAGCATTGTATTTGGTGGATTAACGTTAGCCACAGTTTTCGGAATACCTATGGCAACATTTATGGCAGAAATGTTTAGCTGGAGGGCTTCTTTTGTCTTATCTGCTGTAATCAATAGTATTTCATTTTTATCTCTATGGATTTTCCTTCCTTATATCCCCGTCTCCGGGGCAAAAATCAAAATTTCTTATTGGAAGATACTAGGTAACCGTAGTCTGCTATTCAGCCTTTTGTTAGCTTGTCTGATGATTTCAGCAATGTTCTCTACCTATGGTTATCTGGCTGATTACTTAAAAAACATCACCCATATGACTGGTTCGGAAATCGGAGTAATGTTGCTGATATTTGGTATAACTGGTGTTGCAGGGAATTACTTTTCCGGCAAACTTTTAAGTAAAAACAAGGAAAGGACTACACTACTTTTTATAGTATCACTTTTAGGAATTCACAGCTTAACTTATTTTATGGGAGCTAATTATAACCTTATGGTATTCCTCATCATATTTTGGGGATTTATCCATTCCGGTGGTTTTTTGATCAGTAATGTAAATATTACTTCTTCAACTTCAGAAGCACCCGAATTCATCAATAGTATTTTCACTTCCTGTGGAAATCTGGCCGTAACAATCGGATCCACAATTGGTGGATTGGCCATCTTAAAAATTGGTATTCATCAGTTACCATGGACAAGCATTGTCCTGCTTGGCTTATCACTACTGGTATTCACTTTAAAGAGCCTCACAAAAATGTGA
- a CDS encoding DinB family protein, protein MNTITAQQVINTAELLAHWQGHRNLTRKVIEVFPEKELFDYSIGGMRSFAGMVMELLAIGGPGIQEIATNTVNELNEQFKGITQKEQLLQLWDESTVTINTYWAQIPAERFSEEITIFGKYKGTVWSSVFYFIDNEIHHRGQGYVYLRSLGIEPPFFWDRP, encoded by the coding sequence ATGAACACAATCACAGCTCAACAGGTAATCAACACAGCAGAATTACTGGCACACTGGCAGGGGCACCGTAACTTAACCCGAAAAGTAATAGAAGTTTTCCCGGAAAAAGAACTTTTTGATTATTCGATAGGTGGAATGCGGAGTTTTGCTGGAATGGTTATGGAGTTATTGGCTATTGGTGGTCCGGGAATACAGGAAATCGCAACCAATACAGTTAATGAATTGAATGAACAATTTAAAGGAATTACACAAAAGGAGCAATTGCTGCAATTGTGGGACGAGTCTACAGTAACAATAAATACTTATTGGGCACAGATTCCTGCTGAAAGGTTCTCAGAAGAAATTACAATTTTCGGTAAGTATAAAGGAACAGTCTGGTCTTCCGTTTTTTATTTTATAGACAATGAGATTCATCATCGCGGACAAGGGTATGTATACTTGCGTAGCCTGGGTATTGAACCTCCTTTCTTTTGGGACAGACCCTGA
- a CDS encoding SDR family NAD(P)-dependent oxidoreductase, with amino-acid sequence MDLHLDSKTAFISGSTQGIGFAIAKQLVKEGASVILNGRTQQKIDLAIESLKQLYPDSQISGIAADFSKSEEVEALINSLPSIDILINNVGIFELKSFDAITDADWMRIFEVNVMSGVRLSRILLPKMLNKNWGRVIFISSESGINIPDNMIHYGMTKTALVAISNGLAKLTKGTQVTVNTILGGPTYSDGVAEVIQQIAHAQNQDPEQLKAYIGSSTNPTSLLQRFIDPQELANLAVYLSSPLSIATNGASLRADGGVLTGI; translated from the coding sequence ATGGATTTACATTTAGATTCAAAAACAGCATTTATCAGCGGTTCTACACAAGGTATCGGCTTTGCGATAGCCAAACAGTTAGTAAAAGAAGGCGCAAGCGTTATTCTTAATGGGCGTACCCAACAAAAAATAGATCTTGCTATAGAAAGCCTGAAACAATTATATCCTGATAGTCAGATCTCAGGAATTGCGGCCGATTTCTCTAAAAGTGAGGAAGTCGAAGCCTTAATAAATTCATTGCCTTCAATTGATATTCTGATCAACAATGTGGGCATTTTTGAACTCAAATCTTTTGATGCTATAACAGATGCTGACTGGATGAGGATTTTTGAAGTCAATGTGATGAGCGGAGTGCGGCTTTCGCGTATTTTGCTGCCTAAAATGCTGAATAAGAATTGGGGCAGGGTGATTTTTATCAGCAGTGAATCGGGCATCAATATTCCTGACAACATGATTCATTATGGGATGACTAAAACGGCATTGGTAGCGATAAGTAATGGCCTGGCAAAATTAACTAAGGGTACTCAGGTTACAGTGAATACTATATTGGGCGGGCCAACTTATTCGGATGGGGTAGCAGAAGTTATACAACAAATTGCCCATGCTCAAAATCAGGATCCGGAACAACTTAAAGCCTATATTGGCAGCAGTACTAATCCGACTTCACTCTTGCAGCGGTTTATTGATCCGCAAGAGCTGGCGAACCTTGCTGTTTATCTTTCCAGTCCTTTATCAATTGCTACAAATGGTGCGAGCTTACGTGCAGATGGTGGTGTTTTAACCGGGATTTAG
- a CDS encoding TetR/AcrR family transcriptional regulator: protein MKGRPVTFDNEEVILKAQKVFWEKGYTATSLADLLTATGMGSGSFYNTFKGGKKELFQKAIQQRREAFIQFKAELSSSDSPIDLIKDFFRSMATADQHTHLQGCLISNTVTEMTFIDIGLENQAITILKDVEKMFALAIEKGQQDGRIKNQTDPVILGRYLITFWNGLNVTRRMYPDNKVLQKQIEMQLDLIS, encoded by the coding sequence ATGAAAGGAAGACCAGTTACTTTTGACAACGAAGAGGTGATTTTAAAAGCCCAGAAAGTTTTTTGGGAAAAAGGATATACCGCTACTTCTCTGGCTGATTTATTAACGGCTACTGGCATGGGAAGTGGTAGTTTCTATAATACTTTTAAAGGGGGTAAAAAAGAGTTATTTCAAAAAGCAATACAACAACGACGGGAAGCATTTATACAGTTCAAGGCTGAGCTCAGCAGTAGTGATTCGCCAATTGATTTGATTAAGGATTTCTTTAGAAGTATGGCTACAGCTGATCAGCATACGCATCTGCAAGGCTGTCTTATTTCAAATACAGTAACAGAAATGACTTTTATTGATATCGGGCTTGAAAACCAGGCCATAACAATCTTGAAAGACGTGGAAAAAATGTTTGCTTTAGCCATTGAAAAGGGACAGCAGGATGGCCGCATAAAAAATCAAACCGATCCGGTCATTCTGGGCAGATATCTGATTACATTCTGGAATGGATTGAACGTGACCAGAAGAATGTATCCCGACAATAAAGTTCTCCAAAAACAGATTGAAATGCAGCTGGATCTCATCAGTTGA